A stretch of DNA from Bacillus sp. NP157:
GTAGGAGCGCGCCTGCGCGCGAACGCCATCCCACCCCACCCCGGCATGAATCTAAAAGGCCATGACAAACAAAAGGTCATGACAAACAAAAGGCCACACCCCGAGGGGCATGGCCTTTGTTTTCTGCCTGCGGTTATCAGCTGGCCTTGAGCGGGCTGGTTTCGCGCGCAGGCGCGCTCCTACATATGCAGGGGGCGTGTTACCTGGCGAAGAGGTGCTCGACGCCGGCGCGCTCTTCGCGCAGTTCCTTCTCGGTGGCGTCGATGCGTGCCTGCGAGAACGCGTTGATCGCCAGGCCCTGGACGATGGCGTACTTGCCGTCCTTCACCGTGACCGGGTAGCCGAAGATCACGCCCGGCTCGACGCCGTAGGAACCGTCGGACGGGATCGCCATCGAGACCCAGTCGCCTTCGGCGGTGCCGAGGGTCCAGTCACGCATGTGGTCGATCGCCGCCGAGGCCGCCGAGGCGGCCGACGAGGCACCGCGTGCCTTGATGATAGCCGCGCCGCGCTGCTGCACGGTCGGGATGAAGTCGGACTCGTACCAGGCCTGGTCGACCTGCTCCAGCGCCGGCTTGCCCTTGACCGTGGTCGTGTGCAGGTCCGGGTACTGGGTGGAGCTGTGGTTGCCCCAGATGGTCAGCTTCTTGATGTCGGTCGAGTGCGAGCCGGTCTTCTCGGCCAGCTGCGACAGCGCGCGGTTGTGGTCGAGGCGGACCATCGCGGTGAAGCACTTCGGATCGAGGTCCGGTGCGTTCTGCTGGGCGATCAGCGCGTTGGTGTTGGCCGGGTTGCCGACGACCAGCACGCGCACGTCGCGCTTGGCGTGGTCGTTCAGCGCCTTGCCCTGCGGGCCGAAGATGGCGCCATTGGCCTCGAGGAGGTCCTTGCGCTCCATGCCCGGGCCGCGCGGACGCGCGCCGACGAGCAGGGCGTAGTCGACGTCCTTGAAGGCGACGTTGAGGTCATCGGTGGCGACCACGCCAGCCAGGGTCGGGAACGCGCAGTCATTGAGCTCCATGACCACGCCCTGCAGCGCGGGAAGCGCCGGGGTGATCTCGAGCAGGTGCAGGATCACCGGCTGGTCCGGGCCGAGCATGTCGCCGGCAGCGATACGGAACAGGAGGGCATAGCCGATCTGGCCGGCAGCGCCGGTGACGGCAACGCGAACGGGTGCTTTCATCTTTCGACTCCTCAGGGATATCGCGTGGGACAAACGATCAGTTGAGCTCGGCGAAGAACTCGACGATGCGGGCCATGCCCTTGTCGAGTGCGTCGTCCGGGCAGGAATAGGAAATGCGCAGCGCGCGCGGCTCGCCGAACGCCGAACCCGGCACGCAGGCCACGCCCTTGGCTTCGAGCAGCACGGCGCAGAAGCTCACGTCGTCGGTGATCGCGACGCCGTTGTGCGACTTGCCGAAGGCCACCGAGATGTCCGGGAAGGCATAGAACGCACCCTGCGGACGCGGGCAAACCACGCCGGGGATCGAGACCAGCGCGTCGTACACGCGGTCGCGCTTGGCGGCGAACTCGACGCACTTCTGCGCGGGCACGTCCTGCGGACCGGCCAGCGCGGCCACGGCGGCGGCGGTGACAACTTCCGGCAGGCTGGTGATGTGGTTCGAGTTGAGCGTGGTGACGGCCTTGGCGACGATCGCCGGCGCGGCGATGAAGCCGACGCGCCAGCCCGGCATGCCGTAGGTCTTCGACAGCGAGTCGACGAAGATGGTGCGGTCCTTCAGCTCCGGGCGGATGTGCACGAAGTTGTGGTAACCGACGCCGTCGAACACCATCGTGTTGTAGATGTCGTCGGTGATGACCCAGGTGTCCGGGTACTTCACCAGGACGTCGGCCAGCGCGGCGATTTCATCGCGCGTGTAGACCATGCCGGTGGGGTTGGACGGGTTGTTGAAGAGGAACACCCGGGGCTTGCGCTTGAGTGCCTCTTCCAGCTGTGCCGGGGTGAGCTTGTAGTGCTGCTCGGGCGGGCACGGCAGGATGTTGATCTTCGCCCCGACGATCTCGGCGATGTCGAGGTAGCTGGTCCAGTACGGTGCCGGGAACGCGATCTCGTCGCCTTCGTCCAGCAGGGCTTCGGCCAGGTTGTACAGGATCTGCTTGGCACCGACGCCCGTGCTGACGTTCTCCGCCGCATAGCCGGTGAGGCCGAGGGCTTCGATGTGCTTGAGGAAGGCGTTGACCAGCGCGTCGGCGCCACGGTTGCTGCCGTACTGGCCGGAATCCTTCGCCAGTGCCTCGCGGGCCGCGGCGTAAACGTGCTCGCCGGGGAGGAAATTGGGGACGCCGATCGAGAAGCTGACGATGTCACGCCCCTCGGACTTCAGGCGCTTGGCCTTCTCGGCAATGACCATGATCGCACTGGGCTTGGCGCGACCCATACGCGTGGCGAGCTGCGGCATCGTTTCCTCGTCGGGGGACGGAACAAAGGCCGCTACTTTACCACGCCCCGCCGGCCCGGGCGCCCTCCCGCCCCTGTAGGAGCGCGCCTGCGCGCGATGGGGATAAACGCAGGCCCCATCGCAGCCGTTTTCATCACCGGGCCCCATCGCGCGCAGGCGCGCCCCCACAAAAGGAAACGGCCGCCCCGGGGGCGGCCGTTCATGGGCAAGCCCTCGCGGCGATCAGCGCGCGTCGAGCACCGTGTTCCACTCGGCGACCTTGGCGGCCTGCTTTTCCAGCAGGGCGTCCACGTCACCGCTGACTTCCACCTTCTCGATGGTGTCTTCCTGGCGGATGGCGTCAACCACCTTCTGGTCTTCCGCGCCGACGATTTCGCCGAACACGCTGTGCTTGCCGTCCAGCCACGGGGTCGGGCCGTGGGTGATGAAGAACTGCGAGCCGTTGGTGCCCGGGCCGGCATTGGCCATGGACAGGATGCCCGGCTTGTCGTGCTTGAGGCTGCTGTCGAATTCGTCGCCAAAACGGTAGCCCGGGCCACCGCGGCCGGAACCCTCGGGGCAACCGCCCTGGACCATGAAGTCGGCGATCACGCGGTGGAAGGACAGACCGTCGTAGTAACCACGCTTGGCCAGGTTCACGAAGTTGGCGACCGTCATCGGGGTCTTGTCGTCGTGCAGGCGCAGGTGGATGTCGCCCTTGTTGGTCTTCATGGTGACGTTGATGGTCATTTCGATTCCTGTAACTCGTTGATATTCAGGCCAGCGGCAACACGCGCACCGGCCAGGGGGCCGCAAAGGCTACCGAAGATGGCGGCCCGGGACCAAGAGTTCAAGCTGCAGTGCGTGACGGCTAAGTCAGTTCGGCGGCAAGGACAGCGTGGCCGGGGTCAGGGCGCCCGCGCCCCGGGGCCGGGTCTCGCGGACGGCGGCATCCTCGGGGAGCGCACGCCCACCGGCGAGGTAGGCCCAGGCCCGGTCCAGCGCCGCGTAGGCGAACGGCAGCAGCGGCGCATGGCGGTCGCCGAAGTCGGGAAAGGCCAGGAAGGCATCGAAATGCTGGGCATACGGGACCTTCCAGTACACCGGCGTGCGCCCCGAGGCCCGCAGCCAGGCCACGTAGGCGTCGGAACTGAACGCCACCGGGATCAGCCCGTCCTGGGCACCGTGGACGACGAAGACCGGCAGGCCCTCCCGCGGCAGCGTCGCGGCGGTGGCCGCCACGCCTTCCTTCAGCTTCGCCGCATCGGCACCATGCCCGGTCCACAGCTCGCGCAGGCAAAGGCTGCCGGGAAGCGTCGGGTCGAGCGACACGTCGGTGCCGCCTGCCAGCACGATGGCGGCACCCGGCGGCACGCCCGATCCGTCGGCCCACCATGCCGCGCGCAGCACGCCGTCGACGGGGCTGGCGACACCGGCGGCGTGCTGCAAGCGATACGAAAAGCCGCAAGGCATGTCCCCCGCCTCGCGGCGCAGGTAAGCGGACGCGTACGCCGCGGTGACCGCGCGCCACAGGTCCAGCGAGGTGGACGACGCCCCCACGCGCAGGGCGTCGTCCTGCCAGCCCGAGGCGCGCAGCATCGCCAGCGCCTCGGCGGCCTGTGCTGCAGGCGTGTTCGCCTGCAGCACGCCATGCGCGCGCAAGGAGGCACAACGCAGCGCCCACGCCGGTGGCGACGCCTGGCCGACGCGGGCGAACGGCACGCCGTTGAATTCGGGCGCGGCCATCGCGCAGGGCAACAGCACCGCCGCCTCGGTGGCGTAGTCGTAGAACGCGCGCCCGTGGCCGGCCACATGGATGTTCGGCTCCATCGCGACCACCGCGGCGAGGATGCCGTCGGTGTCGTCACCGGCCGCGCGCAACACCGCGCCACCGCCGTTGGAAAGGCCGGTGGCGATGATCCGCGTGTTCTTCGCGGTGAACGGCGCCTCGTCCGGATACGCGCGATCGAGCATGGCCAGGCCGAAGCGTGCGGCCTGCAACACGTGCCGACCCCAGTCGGCTTCGGGGTTATCGCCCGAGTGCGCATGCTTCACCGCGATGCCGGCATCCACGCGGATGCCTTTGGGTTCGAACTCCAGCGTCGCTTCGCCGGCTTTCGCGCGGGTGCCATCCAGGGCCACGCCACTGTGATCGGCGGCGTCGAAATAGCCCGCGCCCGTGCCCTTGTCGGTGTAAGCGACCGCACAACCATGCGCGAGGCCCCAGCCACCGGCGAGTGCAATGGCGCCATAGACGCCGCGCGAGCCCGACGAGGCGGTGACGACCAGGCAGCGCTTCGCCTTGTCGAAGTCATCCGGCACCTGGACCAGCACCCGATGCGGTACCCGCGCGCCGGGCAGGAAGGCGAACGTCGTGAACTCACGTCCGGGCACGTCCGGCACGCCGCCGTACACGCTGCCGAAACCACCCAGCGGGCCAAGGTCGGCGATGCCCTTCCAGCTCGACTGGATGGCGCGGCGACGCAATTCGGCCGGCGTGGGAGCCGCAGGGTTCACGAACGCCGCCGGCGCGCCAGCCAGGCCACGCAAGCCCAGGCCGGCGCTGAGCAGGTCATCGCCGTCGCGGTGGGTGGTGACGCGAACGTCGCCGAAGGTGTCGGGGTTGGGCATGGAACCTTTCCTCGTGGCGGGCGCCGTCGTGCAGGAGAGGATGCCGAACGATGCGGCAGCGATGACGACCAGGGGAAAGATGCGTGACATCCCTGCACGATAGCAAGCACGCCGGCCGTCGCCATCGTACGAAAGTGCAACACGACACTCGACGCCGCCGCGTTACGCCGCTACCGTCGCTGGCGATGAACCGCATCCTCGTCGCCGACGACCACCCCCTGTTCCGCGCCGCGCTCCGCCAGGCGGCGGCGACCGCCGTGCCGGATGCCGAGGTAGGTGTTGCCGCGGATCTCGAAGCCCTGCTCGATGCGTTGGGCGCGGCACCCGAGACGGATCTCGTCCTGCTCGACCTGCGCATGCCCGGCAGCCGCGGGCTTTCCGGGCTGGCCGCGTTACGCGGGCAATTCCCCGGTGTCGCCGTGCTGGTGGTCTCCGCGCATGACGAAGCCCGCGTGGTGAAGCGCGTGCTCGACCACGGTGCCGCGGGCTTCGTGCCGAAAAGCGCGGACCCCGACACCATCGCACTGGCCGTGCGCAGCGTGCTCGACGAAGGCCACTGGCTACCACCGGCGCTCGCCCGCGAGGTTGCCGCCTTGCCCGCGCGCCATGACGACACCGCGCTGGCATCGAAGTTGTCGCGACTTACCGAGCAACAGTTCCGCGTGCTCGCGATGCTGTCCGAAGGCCTGCTCAACAAACAGATCGCCGACCGGCTCAGCGTGCAGGAACGCACGGTGAAAGCCCACGTCACCGCCATCTTCGAAAAGCTCGAAGTGCGCAACCGCACCCAGGCCGGCGTCCTGCTGCGCACCCTGGACCTCTCCGACACCCCCCTGTAGGAGCGCGCCCGCGCGCGACCCCAGCAAGCCCAACCCAACCCGATCCAATCCGATCCAATCCCCCCAGCCTCAAACCCGAACCAGCCGCGCCACCACCTGCCGCAGCGCCACCGGCTTCAGCGGCTTGTACAACACGCTCCCCCCCGCCTCCTGCAGGCGCAGCCGCAGGTCCGCATCCCGGTCCGCGGTCACGAACACTGCCGGCACCTCGCCAAACCGCCCTTGCAACACCCGCAGCGCGTCCAGTCCGGTACGCCCGTCGTCCAGGTGGTAATCCAGCACGAGCAGGTCCGGCTCCGCCGTCACCGCGGCGGAAGGCTCGCGCAACGCATCGACGCCCCAGCCCCAGCCACGCAGCAAGGTCGCCGTCGCCGCCAGGGCCGCCGGGTCGTTGTCGACGACCAGCGCGTGGCCGCACGCCGACGGGGCCAGCGGCGCGAGCGGTGCCACGGGTAGTTCGACCTCGCCACGCACGGCCACCGGCACGCTCACCGCGAACACACTGCCACGACCCGGCCAGCTGCGAAGCGCCAGCGGATGGCCGAGCAGCGAGGCCGTGCGCTCGGCGATCGCCAGGCCGAGGCCCAGGCCTTGCCCCGCGGCGGCTTCGCCACGGCGGAAGGCATCGAAGATCAGCGTGCGATCGGCCTCCGCGATGCCCGGCCCGGTATCCCAGACCTCGACGCGCAGCTGGTCGCCCGCGCGGCGACAGCCCAACACCACGCGACCGCCCTCCGCGTAACGCAGGGCGTTGGAGAGGAAGTTCTGCACGACGCGGCGCAATAGCGACGGATCGGTGCGCACGCATGCCATCGTCGGCACGACGTGGAAGCGAATATCGCGCTCGGCGGCTATCGCCCGGCACTCGGCGGCAAGCGGGCCCAGCACCTCGGCCAGCGCCACGTCGGCCATGCGCGGCGAGAGCCTGCCACCCTCCAGCCGGGCGATGTCGAGCAAGCCACCGAGCAGGTTTTCGGTGGCGCCCAGCGCGCCTTCGAGATGGCGCGAGGTGTCGGCATCGCCATGCCCCGCACGCAACGCATGCGCGAACAGCTGCGCCGCATGCAGGGGCTGCATCAGGTCGTGGCTCACGGCGGTGAGGAAGTGGCTCTTCGCTTCGTTGGCCTGCTCCAGCGCCGCCGTGCGCTCGGCCACGCGAAGCTCGAGCGTTTCGTTGGTCCGCTTCAATTCGTCCTCGGTCTCGCGGAACGACGTGACGTCGGTGAACGTGGCGACATAGCCGCCACCGGGCATCGGGTTGCCGCGGATTTCCACCACCGTGCCATCCGGGAACCGACGCTCGGCCAGGTGCGGCGAACCCGCGCGCATGAAGGCCATGCGCCGTTCGACCCGCGAGGCCAAGTTGCCTTCGCCAACGAGCCCCGCGGCAACGTTGTGGGCGATCAGTTCGGCCACCGGCAAGCCGACCCGGAGCAGCGCGGGCGGATAGCCGAACAGGTCCGCATAGGGCTGGTTCCACGCCACCAGGCGCAGTTCGGCGTCGACCACACAGATACCCTGGCTCATCGTTTCCAGCGCCGCCTCGAGCACGCGCTGGTTGAAACGCAGGTCTTCGGTGGCCTCGTCGACGATCGCCGCGACGGTGTCGAGCTCTTCCTGGCGCTGGCGATGCACGACCTGCACCAGCAATCGCGCGGAGCCCGCACCGATCACCGCGGCCAGCTCATGCTCGACGACGCCGGCCAACGCGCCACCCGCCGCGCCATGCACGGGCGCACTGGCGAACAGGCTGTCGACGCGCTCCACGGGCAGGAAGCGCGTGGCCAGCGCGCGCAGGTCGCCGACATCGACGCCGCCCAGTTCGGCCGACGGCAAGGTGCGCCGCCCGTAACGCGACGGCGCCACGAGCAGCATCGTCGCCAGGTTGGCACCGAGGCCGAGCACGACGGCACGCCCCAACCGGCTCCAGTCGTCGAGTCCGAACAGCTTGTCGGGCGACAGCCACTCCACGCCGAACGGGCCCGCGAGCACCCACGACGGCTCGGGCGAGACCAGCGCGGGCGCGACGACGTACAGCCACACCAGCGTACCGACGACGAGGCCCGCCGCGACCGCGCGCGCTCCCGTGCGTGGCCGGTAGACCGCCACGAGCAAGGCGGGCGCCAGTCCCGCCAGCGCGGAGAACGAGATGCCGCCGATATCGGCCAGGACGTCGTTGCCGGCCAGCATGCGGCTATACGCCCACGCGAGCAGGATCACCGCGACGATCACGCCACGGCGCTGGTTGATGACTTCGCCACGCAGGTCGGCGCGCTCGTCGCTACCCCAGCCGGCCAGCACGCGCACGGGCGCGATGAAGTGGTTCACCACCATCAGGCTGAGCGCGAGCGTGGCGACCACGACCATGCTCGTTGCCGCGGACAGGCCGCCGAGGAAGGCGAACAAGGCCAGGCCACCCTGCTGCCGGGACAGCGGCAGCGCCAGCACGTACAGGTCCGAGGGCACGCCCAGCGGTGCGAGCGTCGCGTCGCCGAGCTTCGCCAGCGGCAGGATCGGCAACGAGACCAGCAACATGTAAACCGGGAAAAGCCAGCGTGCCGTACGCACGTGGCCCACGTCCCGGCATTCGACCATCCCCGCGTGGAACTGGTGCGGCAGGGTGAACATCGCCAGCGCGCCGAGCAGGATCAGCGCGGGGAAGCCGCCGGTGTCGTGCGGCATCGCCGCGGCGCGTGCAACGGCGGCGGGATCGGGCGTCGCACCGATCAGCAGCGTGCCCAGCGCAAGCATCGCGCCGAGCTTGAACAACGACTCGAAGGCCATCGCGAGGACCAGGCCCCGGTTGTGCGCCATGGCCGATGCCCGCCGGGTGCCGAACAGCATCGCGAAGGCGGCCATCAACAGGGCGATGTACAGCGCGCTGTCCTGCCATGCCGGCGCCTCGGCGTTGCGGCCCTGCGCCAGCAGGCTGTAACTCATCGCCACGGCCTTCAGCTGCAGGGCGATGTAGGGAATGATGCCGATCAGCATCACGACCGTGACCAGGGCGGCCAGGCCGCGATGGCGACCCAGCCGTGCCGAGACCAGGTCGGCGACCGAACCCGCGTTGTAGTCGCGGGCCAGCACCACCATCCGGCGCAGCACGCCCACCGCGAACGCATACATCAGGATCGCGCCGATGAAGGTCGGCGGCAGCCACCAACCCGAACGCGAGGCCTGGGTCACCGTGCCGTAGAACGTCCACGACGTGCAATGGATCGCGAGCGACAGCGCGTAGACGATCGCCCAGCGCCGCTCGAACAGGCGTGGCCGGCGTTCGCCGAACAGCGCCACGCCGAACAGCACGAACAGCCACAGCGCCGCGGCAAGCGTGACGGTCCAGGTGGTCATGGCGCCGCCGCGTTAGCGCCTAGCGCAGGCCGAGCGCGTGCACGGCATCGACGACCCAGCGCATCTGCACGCCGGCACGGGTGTCGTAATTGTCCCCGGAGTAGCCCCACCAGTCCCAGCATGCCTGCGGATTCAGAGGCGCGAAAACCGCGCGGGTCTGAGGATACAGGACGGCCACGTCGTACACGTCGGCCCAGCGATTGAAGCCGGCGTCGTCGACGAAGTCCTTGCCGATCATGTCGGCGGTCTGCTTGCATCCATGCAGGGCGACCATCACGCCACACGGTTTGCCGGCAAGGCAGTCCGGCGGCAGGTAGACGTAGCCGGTGCCCGAGAGGAACGCGTCCTTGCCGTCCACCTTGTAGGCATCCTGGTCGAAGGCGCGCAACTCGCCCTTCGCCACCGTGGCCGCATGCGCGGGCTTGCCGTACATCTGCGTAAAGATCTCGCCCGCCGCGTCGAAGCCGCAATGGCCGAGGAACGGCGACATCGACTTGTCGCAGTCGTCGCCCTTCGCGAGCACCGGCAGGTTATGCGCGAACGCCCGCCCGCCGTCGTCGACCACGGTCAGCCCGCCCAGGGCCGGGTCGAGCTTCTTCAGGGCATCGTAGAAGCCCGCCGACGCATGGCCCACCACCGGCGACACCAGCGCGTCCTGCGCCCCGTGCAATGCATAGACCTTCGCCTTCGCCAGCCCGGCGAGCGGGGCGATCGCGCCCTTGCCCGCCTTGTCCCTGGCCGCAGCGGCCAGCGCGGCGACGTCCGGTGCAGGCGTGCCCTTCATGCAGCTACCCAGGGCGACGTCGAGCTTGCCCGCGGCGCATCCATAAGGCCCACCCGCGACCAGCGCCGAGGCGTGGAACACGTCCGAGTACGCCACCTGCAGCTGGGTCGCCATGTACGCGCCCGACGACAGCCCGGCCACGGTGACCCGCGCGGCATCGATCTTCAGCGAGGGGAGTTTCGCCGGGGCGTCCGCGGCGGATGCACCGCCGGCGACCAGGGCCAGGCCAAGCAACAGGCGTTTCATCACGATGTCCCCCGTCAGAAGTTGTAGCGCACCGACGCATAGTAGTTGCGCGGCATGCCGTAGTACGCAGTGCGGATGTTGGCCACGGAGGAGAACTCCTGGCCGTCGGTCTTATAGGTCTTGTTGGTCGCGTTACGCACGCCCGTGCGCAGCTGCCAGTGGCCGTCACCCGAATCGAACACCCCGAACGCGCCGACCAGCGTATACGCTTTCTGGCTGAGCGCGGCGTAGTT
This window harbors:
- a CDS encoding response regulator transcription factor, yielding MTSLHDSKHAGRRHRTKVQHDTRRRRVTPLPSLAMNRILVADDHPLFRAALRQAAATAVPDAEVGVAADLEALLDALGAAPETDLVLLDLRMPGSRGLSGLAALRGQFPGVAVLVVSAHDEARVVKRVLDHGAAGFVPKSADPDTIALAVRSVLDEGHWLPPALAREVAALPARHDDTALASKLSRLTEQQFRVLAMLSEGLLNKQIADRLSVQERTVKAHVTAIFEKLEVRNRTQAGVLLRTLDLSDTPL
- a CDS encoding aminotransferase class I/II-fold pyridoxal phosphate-dependent enzyme gives rise to the protein MPQLATRMGRAKPSAIMVIAEKAKRLKSEGRDIVSFSIGVPNFLPGEHVYAAAREALAKDSGQYGSNRGADALVNAFLKHIEALGLTGYAAENVSTGVGAKQILYNLAEALLDEGDEIAFPAPYWTSYLDIAEIVGAKINILPCPPEQHYKLTPAQLEEALKRKPRVFLFNNPSNPTGMVYTRDEIAALADVLVKYPDTWVITDDIYNTMVFDGVGYHNFVHIRPELKDRTIFVDSLSKTYGMPGWRVGFIAAPAIVAKAVTTLNSNHITSLPEVVTAAAVAALAGPQDVPAQKCVEFAAKRDRVYDALVSIPGVVCPRPQGAFYAFPDISVAFGKSHNGVAITDDVSFCAVLLEAKGVACVPGSAFGEPRALRISYSCPDDALDKGMARIVEFFAELN
- a CDS encoding PAS domain-containing hybrid sensor histidine kinase/response regulator, whose protein sequence is MTTWTVTLAAALWLFVLFGVALFGERRPRLFERRWAIVYALSLAIHCTSWTFYGTVTQASRSGWWLPPTFIGAILMYAFAVGVLRRMVVLARDYNAGSVADLVSARLGRHRGLAALVTVVMLIGIIPYIALQLKAVAMSYSLLAQGRNAEAPAWQDSALYIALLMAAFAMLFGTRRASAMAHNRGLVLAMAFESLFKLGAMLALGTLLIGATPDPAAVARAAAMPHDTGGFPALILLGALAMFTLPHQFHAGMVECRDVGHVRTARWLFPVYMLLVSLPILPLAKLGDATLAPLGVPSDLYVLALPLSRQQGGLALFAFLGGLSAATSMVVVATLALSLMVVNHFIAPVRVLAGWGSDERADLRGEVINQRRGVIVAVILLAWAYSRMLAGNDVLADIGGISFSALAGLAPALLVAVYRPRTGARAVAAGLVVGTLVWLYVVAPALVSPEPSWVLAGPFGVEWLSPDKLFGLDDWSRLGRAVVLGLGANLATMLLVAPSRYGRRTLPSAELGGVDVGDLRALATRFLPVERVDSLFASAPVHGAAGGALAGVVEHELAAVIGAGSARLLVQVVHRQRQEELDTVAAIVDEATEDLRFNQRVLEAALETMSQGICVVDAELRLVAWNQPYADLFGYPPALLRVGLPVAELIAHNVAAGLVGEGNLASRVERRMAFMRAGSPHLAERRFPDGTVVEIRGNPMPGGGYVATFTDVTSFRETEDELKRTNETLELRVAERTAALEQANEAKSHFLTAVSHDLMQPLHAAQLFAHALRAGHGDADTSRHLEGALGATENLLGGLLDIARLEGGRLSPRMADVALAEVLGPLAAECRAIAAERDIRFHVVPTMACVRTDPSLLRRVVQNFLSNALRYAEGGRVVLGCRRAGDQLRVEVWDTGPGIAEADRTLIFDAFRRGEAAAGQGLGLGLAIAERTASLLGHPLALRSWPGRGSVFAVSVPVAVRGEVELPVAPLAPLAPSACGHALVVDNDPAALAATATLLRGWGWGVDALREPSAAVTAEPDLLVLDYHLDDGRTGLDALRVLQGRFGEVPAVFVTADRDADLRLRLQEAGGSVLYKPLKPVALRQVVARLVRV
- a CDS encoding D-(-)-3-hydroxybutyrate oligomer hydrolase; this encodes MPNPDTFGDVRVTTHRDGDDLLSAGLGLRGLAGAPAAFVNPAAPTPAELRRRAIQSSWKGIADLGPLGGFGSVYGGVPDVPGREFTTFAFLPGARVPHRVLVQVPDDFDKAKRCLVVTASSGSRGVYGAIALAGGWGLAHGCAVAYTDKGTGAGYFDAADHSGVALDGTRAKAGEATLEFEPKGIRVDAGIAVKHAHSGDNPEADWGRHVLQAARFGLAMLDRAYPDEAPFTAKNTRIIATGLSNGGGAVLRAAGDDTDGILAAVVAMEPNIHVAGHGRAFYDYATEAAVLLPCAMAAPEFNGVPFARVGQASPPAWALRCASLRAHGVLQANTPAAQAAEALAMLRASGWQDDALRVGASSTSLDLWRAVTAAYASAYLRREAGDMPCGFSYRLQHAAGVASPVDGVLRAAWWADGSGVPPGAAIVLAGGTDVSLDPTLPGSLCLRELWTGHGADAAKLKEGVAATAATLPREGLPVFVVHGAQDGLIPVAFSSDAYVAWLRASGRTPVYWKVPYAQHFDAFLAFPDFGDRHAPLLPFAYAALDRAWAYLAGGRALPEDAAVRETRPRGAGALTPATLSLPPN
- a CDS encoding malate dehydrogenase, with the translated sequence MKAPVRVAVTGAAGQIGYALLFRIAAGDMLGPDQPVILHLLEITPALPALQGVVMELNDCAFPTLAGVVATDDLNVAFKDVDYALLVGARPRGPGMERKDLLEANGAIFGPQGKALNDHAKRDVRVLVVGNPANTNALIAQQNAPDLDPKCFTAMVRLDHNRALSQLAEKTGSHSTDIKKLTIWGNHSSTQYPDLHTTTVKGKPALEQVDQAWYESDFIPTVQQRGAAIIKARGASSAASAASAAIDHMRDWTLGTAEGDWVSMAIPSDGSYGVEPGVIFGYPVTVKDGKYAIVQGLAINAFSQARIDATEKELREERAGVEHLFAR
- a CDS encoding peptidylprolyl isomerase gives rise to the protein MTINVTMKTNKGDIHLRLHDDKTPMTVANFVNLAKRGYYDGLSFHRVIADFMVQGGCPEGSGRGGPGYRFGDEFDSSLKHDKPGILSMANAGPGTNGSQFFITHGPTPWLDGKHSVFGEIVGAEDQKVVDAIRQEDTIEKVEVSGDVDALLEKQAAKVAEWNTVLDAR